The window TAAACATTACCTCCTTCCCAAGCATCAACAGACATGAATATGGGCTCTATGCCATTTAAATACCTCTGTGTTCCCCTGAACTCAAGGAAGCCGAATCAAATGagcaataatttatgtatatatcatCTTGTTTAATATCTAACCAGAATATGAACAACCAAcccatatataaacatttataataataaattataaatattatctattacaaatttaaaaatacattgccgatataataacaaattataaatattgtctattacaaattaaaaaatccaTTGTcattcaaaatctagtttattttaaatatcaactattttgtaaaaatttattttgaactcGGATGTATAAAAAGAGTAATTTGGATATTATTTAATAAGTGATTAGGAGATTATAATTCAAGTAAAAGGTGTTATGGATTATTTTAGCAATTTCCTATTAAAAAAATCCCTTTATTATTAATTGAGGAgcattgataaaaaataacCTTGGCctcatgtgtttattacatgaGTGTCATTTCCTAAGTGTCATCACCACATTCACTATCACCTCATTTGTAAAAAAGCCCTTTATCAACTAGAATAATTACAAACAAGTACCACTGGTCATAACATTATACTATAAGATTTTTGGATTTCAAAAAAATGATCGGATTATGTATGTGGTCAGTCTGTTACGCTTGATTACAttcggatttaaaaaaaaaaaacggggATTTAAATAAGACAACATATTAACTCCTTCCAAAGAGAGATTTTATGATTTGTTCAAAAATTTGGAAGTGGTTCTTTTAAATAAGGTAACAAAATATACGAATGTAAACTCGAATGATTTGAATGAAAATTTGGAAGTGGTTCTTTTAAATAAGGGAACTTTATGATTTGCTTGAATTGGTTATTTTAACCTGTACGAAAACAAAATTTGGACGTGGTTCTTTTATAATTTACTCGCatgcaaacaaatatacaatttaattttaaagtccatcgcatataaatttatattaacataCTAAAATTCTTAGCTATATTCCGTacttttttacatatattttttactatgATTTTAACTGACATTATGTCTacatattaaaagttataatacttttaaaatcTCTTCGCTTCGCGCATGGAGCGGATTATCACCTAGTAGGTTGGTTATTTCAAGTGATAATTAAATGAAATAATGTATGGGTGAGCAAGTTACTCAAGGtcttaagagaaaaaaaaataagggaatTAATTTACTCTTAATTTACTATGTACACAGAAGAGAATTGATTTAATAATGTACACATACCTATTCTTTTAAAGAAATAGATTCATCTAACCAAATAGTTCTCTGGCTAAACACGAAACTATGAGGAGTCCATTCAACAATGCTCTTTTGAGATCTCAGAGCAAAGTTTCTTTACTCTTTTCTTTATTGTCTCTGGGAGACATTCTTGAATCATCTCCACCAATGCCGCTTGACTCAACCCTGAATCTTTCCTAAAAGACTCGATGATCTTTGGTAAGACTAGCTTCTGGTCTTTCTTTACACCAAACGTTGCGCGACTGTACTCCTCTTTTGCGGTTTCTATCTCTTGGTATATTCCCTTGTGCGTATAAACACGAATCTACAGCCAAAGAAGACACATTCAAGATCTCTTAACTTTTCACAGAAGTATAGAGATTTCTCTACTTACGGCCGGATCAGAATGGTTGCCTGAACAAAGAGCAAAGTATAGGAGAGAGGCTCGGAATGGTCGAGGGAATATCCTTGATGCTCATCTCCGGTTCTGAACTTTCTTGGAAAGAGTAATAACTTCACCCactacaaataaaaagaaagaaaacttaaGAACATAATATTGTAGTTGTGAGATACTCAAGAAGCGAGTCTTACCTGGCCAGGACGAGGCATCCTGATGCGTGGAATATAACTCTGTACTGCTTCTACACTTACCATGCGACCTCCTATGTTGTAGGCTGGCTggaaaatatatacatacataaaaaTGGCATTTAAATTATCTTCTTGAAgcaaaccaaatcaaaccaagAAAAGTGTTGATAGGTATTACCTTGGTGAGCAGTAAGAACCGTTTCCCATTATTCTGTGGAACCCCATTTACTAAAAACGTCTGCTGTGGTGAAAAAAAACTAGTATAAGTACAACGAAGACATAGGGTTAGATCAAAGGACTACAGAGGAGAAACACCACGTACGTGCATGACAAAGTGGGTTATGTATGTTAATCCAGAACGCTAGTTTCTCTTGGTGAGACAGCTTTCTTGGATCAACACTTTCCAGTTTCTTGATGAGCAAGTTGTATAAGAATACAAAAACCAATGAATACTATCACCATTTTAAATAAACTGAGTGaaatttcttatataaaaacTGTGACCTGAAGTTTCGATTCATAAAGTCAAGGTCTCGTCCTCCTTTCCTATGGTTTTGATGAATGTGTGACACTTCAATCATTGAGCTATAAGGTCCGCTTAATTTGAACTGATCATCGAAGTTTTTCATGAAGCTTAGACTCCACGTATCATACTCGCTTGGGGATGAGAAACCGTTGTGAGGGTCGGAGTATATAGCTGATGCACACTTTATCATTTCCTCTGATAACTTGTTTGGTGCCATGACTATGTGATCTGATATCTTAGTTCCCATGGAACTTTGGTTGAGCGAAGATTGGCAACGTCTCACACATGGATCAGAGTTATGAAGATACAAGAACCAGAAAAGAAAGTTGTTGTTGGTTTTTAACTCACGCGCTTAAAGCGTTGAGAAGCAGAAAGAGAATGGTCAATGCTATTATcctcttcaatctctttcttttcaGGAACAGTCCAGCTAAAAGGTAAAGTTATCAAAGATTCCAAGAACCAATCAAAAACAGTCCAAAGATTCAGGGCTAAATCTTTTTTGGTCTTAAACTTAAACACTTCAACAGATACACAAACTTTGACTACCCAAATAGAAAATTGAAACAGAGCTAAAGAAGTAACCTCATGGAACGATTGTGTCTGTTACTCTGCATTTTCTTGTCATCAAATCCCATCTCACTAAGCAGATATATGCAAAATACATGTGTATAATATACCATTTGCAACCATACAACTGTATGTGTATAGGAGTTTGACAACTGTATCAGATGGAACAAAGTCAAATCCATTTCTGATCATCAGATGCAACTAATGGTGTTGTCAGAATGGAAAACATGGAAGCATTACGTTACAAAATGGTTCTCGTCGCAGTGTTGCAGAAACAACAGAACAGCA of the Brassica napus cultivar Da-Ae unplaced genomic scaffold, Da-Ae ScsIHWf_2045;HRSCAF=2695, whole genome shotgun sequence genome contains:
- the LOC106363695 gene encoding uncharacterized protein LOC106363695; the protein is MAPNKLSEEMIKCASAIYSDPHNGFSSPSEYDTWSLSFMKNFDDQFKLSGPYSSMIEVSHIHQNHRKGGRDLDFMNRNFSFFSPQQTFLVNGVPQNNGKRFLLLTKPAYNIGGRMVSVEAVQSYIPRIRMPRPGQWVKLLLFPRKFRTGDEHQGYSLDHSEPLSYTLLFVQIRVYTHKGIYQEIETAKEEYSRATFGVKKDQKLVLPKIIESFRKDSGLSQAALVEMIQECLPETIKKRVKKLCSEISKEHC